From [Clostridium] symbiosum, a single genomic window includes:
- the rpoD gene encoding RNA polymerase sigma factor RpoD: protein MEKENFLEKLKRLVDLAKTKQNALDITEINNFFAGDNLSTEQMEQIYNYLENNNIDIIPEVIDETILAEDDALLLDDADDDFLKSEEEEIDLDAIDLLEGIGTEDPVRMYLKEIGTVPLLSADEELRLAKRKAEGDDNAKERLIEANLRLVVSIAKRYTGRGMSFLDLVQEGNLGLIKGVEKFDYTKGYKLSTYATWWIRQSVTRALADQARTIRVPVHMVETINKMSKMQRKLTLELGYEPSVAELSEALEMTEDKVMEIMQIAREPASLETPIGEEDDSNLGDFVADGNVVTPEGNVESVMLREHIDALLGDLKERERQVIVLRFGLEDGHPRTLEEVGKEFNVTRERIRQIEAKALRKLRNPVRSKRIRDFL, encoded by the coding sequence GTGGAGAAAGAAAATTTTTTAGAGAAGTTAAAACGACTTGTCGACCTGGCGAAAACAAAGCAGAATGCACTTGACATCACAGAGATTAACAATTTTTTTGCCGGGGATAATCTGTCAACAGAACAGATGGAACAGATTTATAATTATCTGGAGAACAATAATATTGACATTATCCCTGAAGTGATCGATGAAACGATACTGGCGGAAGATGACGCTCTGCTTCTGGACGATGCAGATGATGACTTCCTGAAGAGCGAAGAGGAAGAGATTGATCTCGATGCCATTGATCTTCTGGAAGGGATTGGTACCGAGGATCCGGTGCGTATGTACCTGAAAGAGATAGGTACGGTTCCGCTTTTAAGCGCTGATGAGGAACTGCGTCTTGCCAAGAGGAAGGCAGAGGGCGATGACAATGCAAAGGAACGTTTAATTGAGGCCAATTTAAGGCTTGTGGTAAGTATCGCGAAACGTTATACCGGCAGAGGCATGAGCTTTCTGGATCTTGTTCAGGAAGGAAATCTGGGCCTGATCAAGGGTGTTGAAAAATTTGATTACACAAAAGGATATAAGCTGAGTACATATGCTACCTGGTGGATTCGGCAGTCTGTCACAAGAGCGCTGGCAGATCAGGCGAGAACGATCCGTGTTCCCGTGCATATGGTTGAGACGATTAATAAGATGTCGAAGATGCAGAGAAAACTGACACTGGAGCTGGGCTATGAACCATCCGTGGCAGAGCTTTCCGAAGCACTTGAGATGACGGAAGACAAGGTCATGGAGATCATGCAGATAGCCAGGGAACCGGCTTCTCTGGAGACCCCGATTGGAGAGGAAGACGATTCCAACCTGGGCGATTTCGTGGCTGACGGCAATGTGGTAACTCCGGAGGGCAACGTGGAGTCTGTTATGCTGAGAGAGCATATTGATGCACTGCTCGGTGATCTGAAGGAGAGGGAGCGCCAGGTAATCGTTCTGCGCTTCGGTCTGGAGGACGGCCACCCGAGAACACTGGAGGAAGTGGGTAAAGAATTTAACGTTACCCGTGAGCGTATCAGGCAGATAGAGGCCAAGGCTCTCAGAAAACTGAGAAACCCGGTCAGAAGTAAACGGATCCGTGATTTCCTGTAA
- a CDS encoding HAD family hydrolase, protein MYRLCIFDLDGTLLNTVNALTYTTNVTLAAFGLGPIVPEQTKRMVGDGYRTQMERALRACGDEKLVHYEAALPLYMENFAKYCMKDVRPYEGIGHLLEYLRKKQVKIAVFSNKPHNQAVENIETIFGKDYFDCVRGEQAGTPKKPAPDGALIVCREMGMTPEECLYLGDTNTDMKTGIAAGMDTACVTWGFRDRAELEALSPKYIVDHPSQVEMIVEKANMPNEDLNERK, encoded by the coding sequence ATGTACCGCTTATGTATTTTTGATCTTGATGGGACATTGCTTAACACGGTTAATGCCCTGACTTATACAACGAATGTGACGCTGGCTGCTTTTGGCCTCGGACCGATTGTACCGGAGCAGACGAAGCGGATGGTGGGAGACGGTTACAGGACACAGATGGAACGCGCCCTGAGGGCCTGCGGTGATGAGAAGCTGGTACATTATGAGGCGGCTCTCCCGCTGTATATGGAGAATTTTGCAAAGTACTGCATGAAGGATGTGAGGCCCTATGAAGGAATCGGGCATCTTCTTGAATATCTGAGGAAGAAACAGGTAAAGATAGCAGTATTCTCCAACAAACCGCATAACCAGGCGGTGGAGAACATAGAAACCATTTTCGGAAAAGATTATTTTGACTGCGTCAGGGGAGAACAGGCGGGCACGCCTAAGAAACCGGCACCGGACGGAGCGCTGATTGTCTGCCGTGAGATGGGAATGACGCCGGAAGAATGCCTCTATCTGGGTGATACCAATACGGATATGAAGACGGGAATCGCGGCCGGAATGGATACGGCATGCGTTACCTGGGGGTTCAGGGACAGGGCGGAACTGGAGGCTCTGAGTCCGAAATATATTGTGGATCATCCCTCTCAGGTGGAAATGATTGTAGAAAAAGCGAATATGCCGAATGAGGATTTGAATGAAAGAAAATAA
- a CDS encoding TfoX/Sxy family protein — protein sequence MGELEKLPNIGKELERQLNEAGVFTREDLEQYGSRNAWLKIQENDSSACIHRLLALEGALQRVKKTLLPPEIKADLKEFYTRNKIKHTP from the coding sequence ATGGGAGAACTTGAAAAACTTCCGAATATCGGAAAAGAACTGGAACGCCAGTTGAACGAAGCGGGAGTCTTCACGCGGGAGGATTTGGAGCAATACGGTTCCAGAAATGCATGGCTGAAAATACAGGAAAATGACTCCTCGGCCTGTATACACAGGCTTCTTGCACTGGAAGGCGCTCTGCAGAGAGTGAAAAAGACTCTGCTCCCGCCGGAAATAAAAGCAGATCTGAAGGAATTTTATACCCGGAATAAGATAAAGCACACTCCGTGA
- a CDS encoding metal ABC transporter ATP-binding protein codes for MGLLLRCEHVDFGYENQDAVIDVSLEVNTGDYICIVGENGSGKSTLMKGILGLLKPTAGKIEVSEELKRAGIGYLPQQTAAQKDFPATVFEVVLSGCLGKRGNRPFYSSKEKETALANLERLGIMDLKKSCFRDLSGGQKQRALIARALCATDKLLILDEPITGLDPSAIQDFYYIIRKLNREEKVAILMVSHDMANIVKQAGKILHLQQKAIFCGTMRDYLKSGIGRQFLGGDEG; via the coding sequence ATGGGATTATTATTAAGATGTGAGCATGTCGATTTTGGATATGAGAACCAGGATGCGGTCATTGATGTGAGCCTGGAAGTCAATACGGGGGACTATATCTGTATTGTAGGTGAGAACGGTTCGGGTAAGAGCACCCTGATGAAAGGGATTCTGGGCCTGTTAAAGCCGACGGCGGGAAAGATTGAAGTGTCGGAGGAGCTTAAAAGGGCAGGAATTGGTTACCTGCCCCAGCAGACAGCGGCTCAGAAAGATTTTCCGGCTACCGTTTTTGAGGTGGTCCTGTCCGGCTGTCTGGGGAAGAGAGGGAACCGGCCCTTCTACTCTTCAAAAGAAAAAGAGACGGCGCTTGCCAATCTGGAGCGCCTGGGAATTATGGATTTGAAAAAAAGCTGTTTCAGGGATTTGTCGGGAGGGCAGAAACAGAGGGCTTTGATTGCCAGGGCGCTCTGTGCCACGGACAAGCTTCTGATTCTGGATGAACCGATTACCGGGCTGGATCCCTCCGCGATTCAGGATTTTTATTATATTATCAGAAAGCTGAACCGGGAGGAAAAGGTGGCCATTTTGATGGTTTCCCATGATATGGCTAATATTGTAAAGCAGGCGGGAAAAATCCTGCATCTGCAGCAGAAGGCAATTTTCTGCGGAACAATGAGAGATTATCTGAAGAGCGGTATCGGCAGACAGTTTCTGGGAGGTGACGAAGGATGA
- the pfkB gene encoding 1-phosphofructokinase: protein MIYTVTFNPALDYVIKVDHFTTGTVNRTVSEEIFYGGKGINVSAVLKELGYASTALGFVAGFTGDEIERGVKTLGFASDFIRVKEGMSRINVKMKSDNETEINGIGPKITEEDVEKMFEKLDKLGSGDILVLSGSIPKSIDDKIYEIIMARLEGKGVRIVVDATKDLLLNVLKYHPFLIKPNNHELGEMFNVELKSDEDIIHYAGKLQEMGAVNVLISMAGDGAILITEDGTVHKMGVAKGTVKNSVGAGDSMVAGFIAGYLDKRDYGYALKLGTASGSATAFSEGIATRKDIIEILEKL, encoded by the coding sequence ATGATTTACACGGTTACATTTAATCCGGCGTTGGACTACGTGATTAAGGTGGATCATTTTACGACGGGAACGGTGAACAGGACCGTATCGGAAGAGATTTTCTATGGCGGCAAGGGGATCAATGTATCGGCGGTTTTAAAAGAATTGGGTTATGCCAGCACGGCGCTCGGGTTTGTAGCGGGATTCACGGGTGATGAGATCGAACGCGGCGTCAAGACACTTGGATTTGCCAGCGATTTTATCCGCGTAAAAGAGGGGATGTCACGAATTAATGTAAAGATGAAATCCGATAATGAGACGGAGATCAATGGAATCGGCCCGAAAATCACGGAAGAAGACGTGGAAAAGATGTTTGAGAAGCTGGATAAGCTGGGGAGCGGGGATATTCTCGTGTTGTCCGGCAGCATTCCGAAATCCATCGATGATAAAATCTATGAAATTATCATGGCGCGGCTGGAGGGAAAAGGAGTCAGAATCGTTGTCGATGCAACGAAGGACTTACTTCTCAACGTTCTCAAATATCATCCGTTCCTGATTAAACCAAATAACCACGAGCTAGGCGAGATGTTTAATGTGGAACTCAAATCGGATGAGGACATCATCCACTATGCCGGGAAGCTACAGGAGATGGGAGCGGTCAATGTCCTGATTTCCATGGCGGGAGACGGGGCTATTTTGATTACGGAAGACGGAACTGTCCATAAGATGGGTGTGGCCAAGGGAACAGTAAAAAATTCCGTAGGAGCCGGAGATTCCATGGTGGCCGGTTTTATTGCGGGCTATCTGGATAAAAGAGATTACGGATATGCGCTGAAACTGGGAACCGCATCGGGTAGCGCGACGGCATTTTCCGAGGGGATTGCAACCAGGAAGGATATTATAGAAATTCTGGAAAAACTTTAA
- a CDS encoding fructose-specific PTS transporter subunit EIIC — MRITDLLKKESIALGVRVDSKEAAIDYLVNLMDKSGRLSDREGYRKGILAREALGSTAVGDGIAIPHAKVAAVNEPGLAAMVVPEGVDYDSFDGSPVNLLFMIAAPDGEADAHLEALSKLSMVLMDPDFKNSLVKAKTADEFLKLINDKEADRFAPAKEETPQEAEPAAERGAGGKTPADTGYRILAVTACPTGIAHTFMAAENLQRTGEKLGYPVKVETNGADGIQNHLTKEEIESADGIIIAADKNVEMARFNGKPVIIAPVSDGIHKAEELIKRLEAGEVPVYHHTGEGGNGGEETSDKENLGRSIYKHLMNGVSHMLPFVIGGGILIALAFLFDDYSIDPANFGKNTPLAAYLKTVGEQAFGMMLPVLSGFIAMSIADRPGLAVGFVGGLVAKMGMTFANPAGGDVNAGFLGALLAGFIGGYLILLLKKVFSRLPKSLDGIKPILLYPVLGILLVAVITTIINPFVGAINDGLSHLLNGMGGTSKVILGMVVGGMMSVDMGGPVNKAAYVFGTAQLAEGNFDVMAAVMAGGMVPPLAIALATTFFKRKFTDKERQSGLVNYIMGLSFISEGAIPFAAQDPLRVIPSCIAGSAVAGGLSMLLGCTLRAPHGGIFVLPTIGNPLGYLAAVAAGSAVGCVILAALKKNV, encoded by the coding sequence ATGAGGATTACGGATTTATTGAAGAAAGAGAGTATTGCTCTCGGGGTCAGGGTGGATTCGAAAGAGGCCGCAATTGATTATCTTGTGAATTTGATGGATAAAAGCGGCAGACTGAGTGACAGGGAAGGTTACAGGAAGGGCATTCTTGCAAGGGAGGCGCTGGGAAGCACGGCGGTCGGCGACGGGATTGCAATTCCCCATGCAAAAGTGGCGGCGGTCAATGAACCGGGACTGGCGGCCATGGTAGTGCCGGAAGGCGTGGACTATGATTCATTTGACGGCAGTCCGGTCAACCTTCTTTTCATGATAGCGGCTCCGGATGGAGAAGCGGACGCCCATCTGGAGGCTCTTTCAAAACTCTCTATGGTTTTGATGGACCCGGATTTTAAGAACTCGCTTGTAAAGGCAAAGACGGCAGATGAATTTCTCAAGCTGATTAATGACAAGGAAGCAGACCGCTTTGCCCCGGCAAAGGAGGAGACGCCGCAGGAGGCGGAGCCTGCGGCGGAACGCGGGGCAGGCGGTAAAACTCCGGCTGACACAGGGTACAGGATTCTCGCCGTGACAGCCTGTCCGACCGGTATCGCCCATACGTTTATGGCAGCGGAAAACCTTCAGAGAACCGGTGAAAAACTGGGATATCCGGTCAAGGTGGAGACAAACGGAGCGGACGGCATTCAAAATCATCTCACAAAGGAAGAGATTGAGTCCGCGGACGGAATCATCATTGCGGCTGACAAGAATGTGGAAATGGCGCGTTTCAACGGAAAACCGGTTATTATTGCGCCCGTTTCTGACGGTATCCACAAAGCGGAAGAACTGATTAAGAGGCTCGAAGCGGGAGAGGTGCCCGTTTACCACCATACGGGAGAGGGAGGAAACGGGGGCGAAGAAACATCCGATAAGGAAAATCTGGGAAGAAGCATTTATAAACATCTGATGAACGGTGTTTCCCATATGCTGCCATTTGTCATTGGCGGAGGTATTCTGATTGCCCTCGCGTTTCTTTTTGACGACTATTCCATTGATCCGGCGAACTTTGGCAAAAATACACCGCTTGCCGCCTATTTAAAGACGGTGGGTGAGCAGGCGTTTGGAATGATGCTGCCCGTCCTGTCGGGATTTATCGCAATGAGCATTGCAGACCGCCCGGGTCTGGCCGTTGGTTTTGTAGGCGGTCTCGTTGCCAAGATGGGTATGACGTTTGCAAACCCGGCGGGCGGAGATGTAAACGCCGGGTTCCTGGGAGCGCTGCTGGCCGGTTTTATCGGCGGTTATCTCATCCTGCTTTTGAAAAAAGTATTCAGCAGGCTGCCTAAATCACTGGACGGAATCAAGCCGATCCTGCTTTACCCGGTGCTCGGCATTCTCCTCGTTGCCGTGATTACGACCATTATCAATCCCTTTGTCGGCGCAATCAACGACGGCCTTTCCCACCTGTTAAACGGGATGGGCGGAACCAGCAAAGTGATTCTCGGAATGGTGGTCGGCGGAATGATGTCGGTAGATATGGGCGGACCGGTAAACAAAGCGGCCTACGTGTTCGGGACGGCCCAGCTGGCGGAGGGCAATTTCGATGTGATGGCCGCCGTGATGGCGGGAGGTATGGTTCCTCCGCTGGCAATCGCCCTTGCAACCACTTTTTTCAAAAGGAAGTTTACGGATAAAGAACGTCAGTCGGGACTTGTAAACTATATTATGGGTCTGTCCTTTATTTCGGAAGGCGCCATTCCCTTTGCCGCACAGGATCCCCTGCGTGTAATCCCTTCCTGTATAGCAGGCTCGGCGGTGGCCGGAGGCCTGTCCATGCTCCTTGGATGCACACTGAGAGCCCCCCACGGCGGTATCTTCGTGCTTCCCACCATTGGAAACCCGCTGGGCTATCTGGCGGCGGTTGCTGCGGGTTCCGCAGTCGGATGTGTAATTCTTGCGGCTCTTAAAAAAAATGTATAG
- a CDS encoding metal ABC transporter substrate-binding protein — MKENKNRKKGNWMKRFAKHFSVMALFFAVIGFAAGCSRYGGGNSGTIGGETGNHAADESKKGGKDTDGKLNVVTTLFPYYDFLRQIAGDDIELTLVVPAGMDSHSFEPTPADMITIQNADLVVCNGGAMEQWFGKVLDSFGDGAAPGRVVTMMDYVDTVEEEIVEGMEAEEHDHSSDRRVHGNDGHLHEEGEHLHETDEHTHEAEQFDAHTHEEEYGYGEDLLHSGHEYDDGHEIEIEYDEHIWTSPVNAMKLTGVLADVLMEEDPAHAADYRRRADDYISELKTLDQEFREVVAAGHRRLLVFGDKFPLRYFFDEYGLEYRAAFTGCSSDTEPSAKTIAYLIDKVKAENIPVVYYLELSSHRVAEIIGEETGAEPLLFHSCHNVTRRQFDSGVTYLELMEQNVVNLRKGLE; from the coding sequence ATGAAAGAAAATAAAAACAGAAAAAAGGGAAATTGGATGAAGCGTTTTGCCAAACATTTCTCCGTTATGGCCCTGTTTTTTGCAGTCATCGGCTTTGCTGCGGGCTGCAGCCGTTACGGTGGTGGGAACAGTGGAACGATAGGCGGCGAGACGGGAAATCATGCGGCAGACGAGTCGAAAAAGGGTGGCAAAGATACGGACGGGAAACTGAATGTGGTTACAACCCTGTTCCCCTATTACGATTTTCTGCGCCAGATAGCAGGAGATGATATCGAGCTTACCCTTGTGGTTCCCGCCGGAATGGACAGCCATTCCTTTGAACCGACCCCGGCGGATATGATTACCATCCAGAATGCAGATCTTGTGGTGTGCAACGGCGGCGCCATGGAACAGTGGTTCGGGAAAGTCCTGGATTCCTTTGGAGACGGTGCGGCACCCGGCCGTGTTGTCACAATGATGGATTATGTGGACACCGTGGAAGAAGAGATTGTGGAAGGGATGGAGGCGGAAGAGCATGACCATTCATCGGACCGCCGCGTTCACGGAAATGACGGCCATCTGCATGAAGAGGGTGAACACCTGCACGAGACGGATGAACATACGCATGAGGCAGAGCAGTTTGACGCACACACCCATGAAGAGGAATACGGTTATGGAGAAGACCTTCTGCACAGCGGCCATGAATATGACGACGGCCACGAAATTGAAATAGAGTATGATGAACATATCTGGACTTCTCCGGTCAATGCAATGAAGCTGACGGGAGTCCTGGCGGATGTGCTGATGGAGGAAGATCCAGCCCATGCGGCAGATTACCGCAGAAGGGCGGATGATTATATCAGCGAATTGAAGACGCTTGATCAGGAGTTCCGGGAGGTTGTTGCGGCGGGGCACAGGAGACTCCTTGTTTTCGGCGACAAGTTTCCGCTGCGCTATTTCTTTGATGAATACGGTCTTGAATACCGGGCGGCCTTTACCGGATGCAGCTCAGATACGGAACCCAGTGCAAAGACGATTGCCTACCTGATAGATAAAGTGAAGGCGGAAAATATACCGGTAGTCTATTACCTGGAACTTTCCAGCCACCGTGTAGCCGAGATTATCGGGGAAGAGACGGGGGCGGAACCTCTTCTGTTCCACTCCTGCCACAATGTGACGAGGAGGCAGTTTGATTCGGGGGTAACTTATCTGGAGCTGATGGAGCAAAACGTGGTGAACCTGAGAAAAGGACTTGAATAA
- a CDS encoding epoxyqueuosine reductase QueH codes for MENKRNYQIEMEKTIKQAERDKEVPSLFLHSCCAPCSSYVLEYLSKFFRITVFYYNPNIFPPEEYEERLGEIERLVREMPAEHPVEFIAGDYRPEEFFQAVKGHEEDKEGGERCGICFRMRLFEAARLAKEGGYDWFTTSLTISPLKNAERLNRIGEEAAKEYGVKFLNSDFKKKNGYRRSVELSQEYRLYRQNYCGCVYSQREAAMRGKQDGFKEN; via the coding sequence ATGGAAAATAAGAGAAATTATCAGATAGAGATGGAAAAGACTATCAAACAGGCGGAGAGGGACAAGGAGGTGCCTTCTCTGTTCCTGCACAGCTGCTGTGCGCCGTGCAGCAGCTATGTACTGGAGTATTTGTCGAAGTTTTTCAGGATTACTGTTTTTTATTATAATCCGAATATTTTTCCGCCGGAGGAGTACGAGGAGAGGCTGGGGGAAATTGAACGGCTGGTCCGGGAGATGCCGGCGGAGCATCCGGTGGAATTCATAGCCGGGGATTACCGGCCGGAGGAATTTTTCCAGGCCGTGAAGGGACATGAGGAGGATAAGGAGGGTGGTGAACGCTGCGGAATCTGTTTCAGGATGCGGCTTTTTGAGGCGGCAAGACTGGCAAAAGAAGGCGGGTACGACTGGTTTACGACCTCACTCACAATCAGCCCGCTGAAAAATGCGGAGAGGCTGAACCGGATCGGCGAGGAGGCGGCAAAGGAATATGGAGTGAAGTTCTTAAACTCCGATTTTAAGAAAAAGAACGGTTACAGGCGTTCCGTTGAACTGTCACAGGAGTATCGTCTTTACCGGCAGAATTACTGCGGCTGCGTGTATTCACAGCGTGAAGCGGCCATGCGCGGGAAACAGGACGGTTTCAAGGAAAATTAA
- a CDS encoding YegS/Rv2252/BmrU family lipid kinase — protein MKKMIFVFNPRSGKEQIRNKLLDILDIFTKCGYDVTVHVTQEPLDAMRVVKRCARGKNLVVCSGGDGTLNEVVSGLMTFPPGKRPVIGYIPSGSTNDYASSIGISKNMKKAALDAVSGSTIAVDIGKFGEEKYFVYVAAFGAFTEVSYRTPQETKNLLGHQAYMLEAVKRVTNLKAYRMKFEWEGGSLEDEFIIGMITNTISIGGFKGLVGLNVALDDGEFEVLLVRKPRTPKDIASIASYLILREGENDCVYQFRAKRLKVTSPEPVDWSLDGEYGGSRTETLIENMNRAVSIRRKASSVVEAL, from the coding sequence ATGAAAAAAATGATTTTCGTGTTCAATCCCAGATCGGGGAAAGAGCAGATACGAAACAAACTGCTCGATATATTGGATATATTTACAAAGTGCGGATATGATGTGACGGTTCACGTCACCCAGGAGCCTCTCGATGCCATGCGTGTTGTGAAGCGCTGCGCCAGGGGGAAGAACCTTGTGGTATGCAGCGGCGGCGACGGCACGCTCAATGAGGTCGTATCGGGACTCATGACGTTCCCGCCGGGGAAGAGGCCGGTGATTGGTTACATCCCGTCGGGTTCCACCAACGATTACGCCTCCAGCATTGGAATTTCCAAAAACATGAAGAAGGCGGCATTGGATGCCGTCAGCGGCAGCACAATCGCCGTGGATATAGGTAAATTCGGGGAAGAGAAGTATTTCGTTTATGTCGCAGCGTTCGGAGCGTTTACCGAGGTTTCTTACAGAACTCCGCAGGAGACGAAAAATCTGCTGGGACATCAGGCCTACATGCTGGAAGCGGTAAAGAGGGTCACAAACCTGAAGGCCTACAGAATGAAGTTTGAGTGGGAAGGCGGATCGCTGGAAGACGAATTCATAATCGGAATGATCACGAATACAATCAGTATCGGTGGTTTTAAAGGACTGGTAGGTCTGAATGTGGCATTGGACGACGGAGAATTCGAAGTTCTTCTGGTCAGGAAACCCAGGACGCCGAAGGATATTGCCAGCATTGCTTCCTATCTGATACTGCGCGAGGGAGAAAATGACTGCGTATACCAGTTTCGCGCGAAACGCCTGAAAGTCACATCACCGGAACCGGTGGACTGGTCGCTGGACGGGGAATATGGCGGCAGCAGGACGGAAACACTGATAGAAAATATGAACCGCGCGGTATCAATCAGACGCAAAGCGTCGTCTGTTGTCGAAGCTTTGTGA
- the mutY gene encoding A/G-specific adenine glycosylase — translation MEYLYGKLKTLEREDSPLKEAERLRAASGPLLYWYDRNRRILPWREEPEAYRVWISEIMLQQTRVEAVKPYFARFMEALPDIKSLAQVEEQTLLKLWEGLGYYNRARNLKKAAQVIVEEYGAVMPDSYEKLIKLPGIGSYTAGAIASIAFGIPEPAVDGNVLRVLSRLLADREDIGKAGTKKRFEDLIRENMDRERAGDYNQALIELGAIVCLPAGKPLCTECPLHSICLARREGLTEIIPVKAPKKPRRIEDKTVFLLEWEGRAAIRKRSSKGLLASLYEFPNIPGHAEAGELKEQLKDGLGLPAEEILSVEKLPDSVHVFSHVEWHMTGYRVKIAKEHPELFKMVKKEEIFSKYPLPNAFGVYTKALM, via the coding sequence ATGGAATATTTATATGGTAAATTAAAAACGCTGGAGCGGGAAGATAGCCCGCTTAAGGAGGCGGAGAGGCTCAGGGCCGCATCGGGGCCGTTGCTTTACTGGTATGATCGTAACAGACGGATTCTGCCCTGGAGGGAGGAACCGGAAGCGTACCGGGTGTGGATTTCTGAGATTATGCTGCAGCAGACCAGGGTAGAGGCGGTTAAACCGTATTTTGCCCGTTTTATGGAGGCGCTGCCCGATATAAAGAGCCTGGCCCAGGTGGAGGAGCAGACGCTTCTGAAGCTGTGGGAAGGGCTTGGATATTATAACAGGGCCAGGAATCTGAAAAAGGCGGCCCAGGTTATTGTGGAAGAATATGGAGCGGTGATGCCGGACTCCTATGAAAAACTGATAAAGCTCCCAGGTATAGGAAGCTATACGGCCGGAGCGATTGCCTCTATTGCTTTTGGTATTCCGGAACCGGCTGTGGACGGGAATGTCCTGCGGGTGCTGTCAAGACTTCTGGCTGACAGGGAAGATATCGGAAAAGCCGGCACAAAAAAGCGGTTTGAAGATTTAATCAGGGAAAACATGGACCGGGAGAGGGCCGGGGATTATAACCAGGCGCTGATCGAGCTGGGGGCAATTGTCTGTCTCCCGGCCGGAAAGCCGCTTTGTACAGAGTGCCCGCTTCATTCAATCTGCCTGGCACGGAGAGAGGGGCTGACGGAGATCATTCCCGTTAAGGCTCCCAAGAAGCCGAGAAGAATTGAAGATAAGACGGTATTTCTTCTGGAATGGGAGGGCCGGGCGGCTATCCGTAAGAGGAGCAGCAAGGGACTTCTGGCGTCACTCTATGAATTTCCCAACATCCCGGGACATGCAGAGGCGGGAGAGCTTAAGGAGCAGCTGAAAGACGGGCTGGGACTTCCGGCGGAGGAAATTCTGTCCGTTGAAAAACTTCCCGATTCGGTCCACGTTTTTTCCCATGTGGAGTGGCATATGACGGGATATCGTGTAAAAATTGCAAAAGAACATCCAGAATTGTTTAAAATGGTGAAAAAAGAGGAAATATTTTCAAAATATCCCCTTCCAAATGCATTCGGAGTGTATACAAAAGCTTTAATGTGA